In Papaver somniferum cultivar HN1 chromosome 1, ASM357369v1, whole genome shotgun sequence, a genomic segment contains:
- the LOC113338030 gene encoding ABC transporter G family member 9-like — MINGDDRNQSAKHESNSAAMDIIKKANRPVTLKFEEVSYKIKLKNGSGAKGSKMVEKTILNGITGSVQPGEMLALLGPSGSGKTTLLSALGGRLGGRITGSITYNGKSFTNSMNRNTGFVTQDDKFHVHLTVTETLVYTALLRLPKTLTKEEKIQHAEEVITQLGLTKCKNTVMGGPFLRGVSGGERKRVSIGQEILINPSLLFLDEPTSGLDSTSAQQVVTLLSELAKGGRTVLMSIHQPSSRLYYMFNKMLVLSEGNPLYFGKGNETMDYFAGIGFTPSVTMNPADFLLDLANGVHMDEMDMGKRKKVKQQLISAYKINLDDKVKSETDSEGHMLDYKDHDDKDFGRWSISWGQQFWVLLRRDIKQRKNESFSSLKIAQISVMSLLCGLLWWKSSTAELQDQIGLLFFYSMMWGLLPLFQALFTFPQERLMLTKERSSGMYRLSSYFMARSASDLPMELALPVGFIIITYWMACLKPTAFHFFKTSVAVLYTVLVSQGVGLAIGSMVMNIRSAAILAAVIVNAFFLVGGYYIRNVPSFIAWLKYLSITHHCYKLLLSSQYKSDEMYACGPNITCRIGSLPTIEKIGLGGEAISYLSLTAMLVFFRLIAYLALLRVGKVSH, encoded by the exons atgatTAATGGAGACGATCGGAATCAGTCTGCTAAACATGAGAGTAATTCTGCAGCCATGGACATCATCAAGAAAGCCAATCGACCCGTAACATTAAAG TTTGAAGAAGTTTCTTACAAGATCAAACTCAAGAATGGATCAGGAGCGAAAGGGTCAAAGATGGTGGAAAAAACAATCTTAAATGGAATAACAGGTTCAGTGCAGCCTGGTGAGATGCTAGCATTGTTAGGTCCATCTGGCAGCGGAAAAACAACACTATTATCGGCTTTAGGAGGTCGCCTTGGCGGACGTATAACCGGAAGTATTACATATAACGGAAAATCCTTCACTAACTCAATGAATCGAAATACCGGTTTCGTTACCCAAGATGATAAATTCCATGTCCACCTAACAGTAACAGAAACACTTGTATACACAGCTCTCCTGAGATTACCAAAAACACTTACCAAGGAAGAGAAGATTCAGCATGCTGAAGAGGTAATAACTCAACTGGGTTTAACAAAATGTAAGAACACCGTTATGGGAGGACCATTTCTCAGAGGTGTTTCCGGGGGAGAACGTAAGAGGGTTAGCATTGGGCAAGAAATCCTGATCAATCCAAGTTTATTGTTTCTCGACGAACCTACTTCTGGTTTAGATTCAACATCAGCTCAGCAAGTCGTCACTTTGTTATCGGAGTTAGCCAAAGGTGGCCGAACAGTTTTGATGTCAATTCATCAACCTTCTAGTAGACTTTATTACATGTTTAATAAGATGTTAGTCCTATCGGAAGGTAATCCTTTGTATTTCGGAAAGGGAAATGAAACTATGGATTACTTCGCTGGGATCGGTTTCACTCCATCTGTTACTATGAATCCAGCAGATTTCCTTTTAGATCTTGCCAACG GTGTTCATATGGATGAGATGGATATGGGTAAAAGAAAGAAAGTAAAACAGCAACTAATCTCTGCTTACAAGATAAATCTTGATGATAAGGTGAAGAGTGAAACGGATTCGGAAGGCCACATGTTAGATTATAAAGATCATGATGATAAGGATTTTGGTAGATGGAGTATAAGTTGGGGTCAGCAATTCTGGGTATTGTTGAGAAGGGATATTAAACAAAGAAAGAACGAATCATTTTCATCCTTAAAAATCGCTCAAATTTCTGTCATGTCACTTCTTTGTGGGCTTCTTTGGTGGAAATCTTCTACTGCCGAATTACAAGACCAG ATTGGGTTATTGTTCTTTTACTCCATGATGTGGGGATTACTCCCACTTTTCCAAGCTTTATTCACATTCCCACAAGAAAGGCTGATGCTTACTAAGGAGCGATCGTCAGGCATGTACAGACTCTCATCCTATTTTATGGCAAGATCAGCAAGCGACCTACCAATGGAACTCGCTCTGCCGGTTGGATTTATCATCATAACATATTGGATGGCATGCTTAAAACCAACAGCTTTTCATTTCTTCAAAACATCAGTTGCCGTTCTTTACACAGTTCTAGTTTCACAAGGAGTAGGGCTCGCAATTGGTTCAATGGTAATGAATATTAGGTCTGCAGCAATATTGGCAGCAGTCATAGTGAATGCATTCTTTCTAGTTGGCGGCTACTACATACGAAACGTCCCAAGTTTCATAGCATGGCTCAAGTACCTATCTATCACGCACCATTGTTACAAACTCCTATTGAGTTCGCAATATAAGAGCGACGAGATGTATGCTTGTGGACCTAATATAACTTGCAGAATCGGGAGTCTTCCTACTATAGAAAAGATTGGACTGGGAGGTGAAGCCATTTCATATCTCTCTTTAACAGCAATGCTTGTGTTTTTCAGATTGATTGCTTACCTCGCGCTCCTCCGGGTTGGAAAAGTGTCTCATTAA